A section of the Primulina eburnea isolate SZY01 chromosome 1, ASM2296580v1, whole genome shotgun sequence genome encodes:
- the LOC140824562 gene encoding uncharacterized protein — METSSKCLYILGFILLLGNTIFDGANAAGECPRSTPDMELLKLIPCLSAALDANAVVSRSCCTQVLKLGKNPKCLCAVMLSNTAKSSGVKLEIAMTIPKRCNIADRPVGYKCGDYILP, encoded by the exons ATGGAAACATCATCCAAGTGTTTATACATTTTGGGATTCATTCTGCTCCTCGGGAACACAATTTTCGATGGTGCAAACGCAGCCGGAGAGTGCCCGAGATCGACCCCAGACATGGAACTCCTGAAGCTGATTCCATGCTTATCTGCAGCTCTAGATGCGAATGCCGTGGTTTCTAGGAGTTGTTGTACTCAGGTTCTGAAACTGGGGAAGAATCCCAAGTGTCTTTGTGCTGTAATGTTGTCTAATACCGCAAAGAGCTCGGGCGTTAAGCTTGAAATTGCTATGACCATTCCAAAGAGATGTAATATTGCTGATAGGCCTGTGGGATACAAGTGTGGAG ATTACATACTGCCTTAA
- the LOC140824543 gene encoding uncharacterized protein isoform X2 has translation MEKSKQAGNSSSSFTMDLFGPKESSTSPLLGSIFAPQASTISSKDTSTSTPPLARDSKISKGNNLNNTVEPCYYNSSIYYGAQELYPSTNPNLKKDGGDADPNESNSNCASRGNWWKGSLYY, from the exons ATGGAGAAATCAAAGCAAGCGGGGAACTCATCTTCGTCTTTTACAATGGACTTGTTTGGTCCAAAAGAGTCTTCGACATCTCCTCTCTTGGGATCAATCTTTGCTCCACAAGCCAGTACT ATCTCCAGCAAAGACACATCGACATCCACTCCTCCACTTGCTCGTG ATTCCAAAATTTCAAAAGGAAATAATTTGAATAATACAGTGGAGCCTTGCTACTACAACTCATCCATCTATTACGGTGCTCAAGAACTTTATCCTTCAACGAATCCTAAT CTAAAGAAAGATGGAGGAGATGCTGATCCGAATGAAAGCAATTCTAACTGTGCCTCCAGAGGAAATTGGTGGAAGG GATCACTATATTATTAA
- the LOC140824543 gene encoding uncharacterized protein isoform X1, with product MEKSKQAGNSSSSFTMDLFGPKESSTSPLLGSIFAPQASTISSKDTSTSTPPLARGNSKNSTTDSKISKGNNLNNTVEPCYYNSSIYYGAQELYPSTNPNLKKDGGDADPNESNSNCASRGNWWKGSLYY from the exons ATGGAGAAATCAAAGCAAGCGGGGAACTCATCTTCGTCTTTTACAATGGACTTGTTTGGTCCAAAAGAGTCTTCGACATCTCCTCTCTTGGGATCAATCTTTGCTCCACAAGCCAGTACT ATCTCCAGCAAAGACACATCGACATCCACTCCTCCACTTGCTCGTGGTAACTCCAAGAATTCAACCACCG ATTCCAAAATTTCAAAAGGAAATAATTTGAATAATACAGTGGAGCCTTGCTACTACAACTCATCCATCTATTACGGTGCTCAAGAACTTTATCCTTCAACGAATCCTAAT CTAAAGAAAGATGGAGGAGATGCTGATCCGAATGAAAGCAATTCTAACTGTGCCTCCAGAGGAAATTGGTGGAAGG GATCACTATATTATTAA
- the LOC140810721 gene encoding LOW QUALITY PROTEIN: cucumisin-like (The sequence of the model RefSeq protein was modified relative to this genomic sequence to represent the inferred CDS: deleted 1 base in 1 codon), which translates to MHSYKRSFNGFVAKLTEEEKNKIASLDGVVSVFPSTKKQLHTTRSWDFVGFPEKSPRSGKESDIIVGMLDTGIWPESASFDDKGLGPPPSKWKGSCQSSSNFTCNNKIIGAKYYHSEGAISPPDIPSPRDSEGHGTHTASTAAGESVAGASLYGLGSGTVRGAAPSARLAVYKICWSDGCSDADILAAFDDAIADGVDIISLSVGGFFPSDYFEDPIAIGAYHAMKNGVLTSNSAGNSGPGPESIVNFSPWSLSVAANVIDRKFLTKVLLGNGKTYEGVSVNTFDLEGSSYPLTYGRGCDSLDPEAVKGTIVLCDFLNDSEPAAGANATGTIMQDNGFKDYAFSFPLSASYLGPSDGAEVFKYFNTTSKPTATIFKSAAVNETSAPFVVSFSSRGPNPITKGVMKPDLSAPGVDILAAWSEATTVTGSPEDTRVVPYNIISGTSMSCPHASGAAAYVKSFNPTWSPSAVKSALMTTATPMSVKTNIDAEFAYGSGQINPLKAKSPGLIYDMAESDYISFLCGQGYSSKNLKLITGEDITCSSAKNATVYDLNYPSFTTFATSGTSASGTFHRTVTNVGSATSTYKAIVLAPSGVRITVNPSTLEFKSIGEKKTFVVKVTATIGDAVQSGSLVWSDGIYHVRSPIVVQASDSSI; encoded by the exons ATGCACAGCTACAAAAGAAGCTTCAATGGCTTTGTTGCAAAGCTGACTGAGGAGGAGAAGAACAAAATAGCCA GCTTGGATGGTGTCGTCTCCGTGTTCCCTAGCACGAAAAAACAACTTCACACCACGAGATCATGGGATTTCGTGGGGTTCCCTGAGAAATCTCCGAGATCGGGCAAGGAGAGTGATATCATAGTTGGAATGCTCGACACCGGAATTTGGCCGGAGTCCGCTAGTTTTGATGATAAAGGGCTTGGTCCACCTCCGAGCAAATGGAAGGGAAGTTGCCAATCCTCCTCTAACTTCACTTGCAACAA CAAAATCATTGGAGCGAAGTATTACCACAGTGAAGGAGCAATTAGTCCACCAGATATTCCCTCTCCGAGAGACTCCGAAGGGCACGGAACACACACAGCTTCCACAGCAGCCGGGGAATCGGTAGCTGGCGCGAGCCTGTATGGCCTTGGATCAGGAACTGTACGAGGTGCCGCGCCTTCTGCTCGCCTCGCAGTCTACAAAATATGCTGGTCTGATGGTTGTTCGGATGCTGATATTCTTGCAGCATTCGACGACGCAATTGCTGATGGAGTTGACATAATCTCACTTTCTGTTGGAGGGTTCTTTCCTTCTGATTACTTCGAAGATCCCATCGCTATCGGGGCATATCATGCAATGAAAAACGGAGTTCTCACATCAAATTCTGCGGGAAATTCTGGGCCAGGCCCTGAATCCATTGTTAACTTTTCACCTTGGTCACTTTCAGTTGCTGCAAATGTCATAGACAGGAAATTCTTGACTAAGGTTCTGTTGGGTAATGGTAAAACTTATGAG GGAGTGAGTGTAAACACATTTGACCTCGAGGGCAGTTCATACCCATTAACCTATGGTAGAGGTTGTGATTCCCTGGACCCCGAAGCGGTGAAAGGTACCATTGTCCTTTGCGACTTTTTGAATGATTCCGAGCCAGCA GCAGGCGCAAACGCTACCGGAACCATAATGCAGGACAATGGCTTCAAGGATTACGCCTTCTCTTTTCCCCTATCAGCTTCATACTTGGGACCAAGCGACGGTGCTGAAGTTTTTAAATACTTCAATACCACCAG TAAACCAACAGCAACCATATTCAAAAGTGCAGCAGTAAACGAGACATCGGCTCCATTTGTGGTGTCTTTCTCATCCAGGGGACCAAATCCCATCACAAAGGGCGTCATGAAA CCTGATCTTAGTGCTCCGGGGGTAGACATTCTAGCAGCATGGTCTGAAGCCACCACTGTGACAGGATCACCAGAAGATACTAGAGTTGTACCATATAACATTATATCTGGGACATCTATGTCTTGCCCTCATGCTTCTGGAGCTGCTGCTTATGTTAAATCCTTCAACCCAACATGGTCTCCCTCCGCCGTCAAGTCTGCTTTAATGACTACTG CTACTCCAATGAGTGTGAAAACAAACATCGATGCGGAATTCGCATATGGGTCAGGCCAGATCAATCCCCTTAAGGCCAAGTCCCCCGGCCTAATATACGACATGGCAGAATCAGACTACATAAGTTTCCTCTGCGGCCAAGGCTACAGCAGCAAGAACTTGAAACTCATCACCGGAGAAGACATCACTTGCTCATCAGCCAAAAACGCGACCGTTTACGATTTGAACTATCCATCCTTCACCACCTTCGCCACATCTGGCACCTCGGCCAGCGGAACCTTCCACCGGACAGTCACAAACGTAGGTTCTGCTACATCGACTTACAAAGCAATCGTGTTGGCACCATCCGGAGTCCGTATCACCGTCAATCCTAGCACTCTCGAGTTCAAGTCTATTGGAGAGAAAAAGACTTTTGTTGTCAAGGTTACAGCGACTATAGGGGACGCAGTGCAGTCGGGTTCTTTGGTGTGGTCTGATGGGATTTACCATGTCAGGAGCCCCATTGTAGTACAGGCTTCAGATTCTTCAATTTAA
- the LOC140824573 gene encoding uncharacterized protein, producing MVNSEKKQSGNNRRCEDDNRGDRNFNGDDSIDESSSGAETLANANPSIVRRLTEIFMEDGDGDLLLQTSDREDGFLQWFRALDFQVMGACRADERLKPLLKLNVSTGAAEDRLLAHLSQHFEPSEVAILARCLCIPLVSIRVGKIEKKGTLLSPTSIRGKLCLSLLPTSDLRISFYGDDGSVERLATFCTKAQCTAIKIEEISADKSGRSFLIKNSDAVVCYFWCSEKSKLLGNELLKNMKDLLMRKPSLTELSGISESRLNFFATHLHAYLAGSVVTSTQVSGVLSASPSSDSIDPCEQHFSQPSSTCQKFSYVRQCGSQGSKTNLIYQGSLSPKSNQFKEGMSKSVSSIRSAAREKLKWCVENYVSNVESLALASSNNFDPSSSNCFEQDRVSEPNESRTSAAFSLLEILGKSSEIPFSGSEIQIPSSGSSHLSPQYCWCPPVASALQFTKGNSHLSISTGSLSLPPISSLLSATRQSRLLTSNQSLNMAETPLDFPTFAPEPFVRLPTSQQIPTFTPLICDPIVHIPVIDVCSSGQGYLVSAGPAISTAISALNPNLVDPLPDAESMLEKGARETLRMLISGSSQPNSQLLDVLPSMLSSSDDKQNVIAAGSRGLYSGTINVDVLTQSLTTMGLVLFSEKPLRSDISKRFGSTDDLIDQKEKPSNSGMPRFDEGD from the exons ATGGTTAATTCTGAGAAAAAGCAATCTGGAAACAACCGACGGTGTGAAGATGATAATCGCGGGGACCGTAATTTCAACGGAGATGATTCCATTGACGAGTCGTCGTCTGGTGCTGAGACGTTGGCAAACGCGAATCCGTCGATTGTGCGGAGGTTGACGGAGATATTTATGGAGGATGGGGATGGAGATCTGCTGCTTCAGACTAGCGATAGGGAGGATGGATTTCTGCAATGGTTTCGCGCTTTGGATTTTCAGGTGATGGGTGCGTGCCGGGCGGATGAGAGGTTGAAACCTTTGCTGAAGCTCAATGTTTCCACTGGGGCGGCTGAGGATCGTCTGCTAGCTCACCTTAGTCAG CACTTTGAACCATCAGAAGTAGCTATTTTGGCCAGGTGCCTGTGCATACCTCTTGTTTCTATTCGGGTTGGAAAGATCGAGAAGAAAGGAACTCTTTTGTCTCCAACATCGATAAG AGGAAAATTATGCCTCTCACTTTTGCCAACTTCTGACCTACGCATCTCATTCTATGGTGATGATGGTTCTGTGGAGAGACTGGCAACATTTTGCACCAAGGCTCAATGCACTGCCATTAAAATTGAAGAGATCTCTGCTGACAAATCTGGAAGATCATTCTTAATTAAGAATTCCGATGCTGTGGTTTGTTATTTTTGGTGCTCTGAAAAATCTAAGCTTTTGGGAAATGAATTGCTAAAAAAT ATGAAGGATTTGCTTATGAGAAAACCTTCACTTACTGAACTAAGCGGAATTAGTGAGTCACGTCTGAACTTTTTTGCAACTCATCTTCATGCTTATCTCGCGGGATCAGTTGTAACCAGTACTCAAGTTAGTGGTGTTCTGTCAGCTTCCCCTTCCTCTGACAGCATTGATCCTTGCGAACAACATTTTTCTCAACCTTCCTCAACGTGCCAAAAATTTTCCTATGTCCGGCAATGTGGCAGTCAAGGATCAAAGACAAACTTAATCTACCAGGGTAGCCTCAGTCCTAAGTCAAACCAGTTCAAGGAAGGCATGTCTAAGAGTGTGTCTTCTATAAGGAGTGCTGCCAGAGAGAAATTGAAGTGGTGTGTGGAGAATTACGTTTCTAATGTTGAAAGCTTAGCTCTTGCTTCATCAAACAATTTTGATCCATCCAGTTCTAATTGCTTTGAGCAAGACAGAGTTTCAGAACCAAATGAAAGTCGTACTTCTGCCGCATTCAGTTTGTTGGAGATACTTGGAAAATCCTCGGAGATTCCATTTTCAGGTTCAGAAATACAAATTCCTTCTTCAGGCTCATCTCACTTGTCACCTCAGTATTGCTGGTGCCCTCCTGTTGCATCTGCTCTACAATTCACTAAAGGAAATTCACACCTATCTATATCAACTGGATCACTATCTCTGcctccgatttcttctctcctATCAGCTACTAGACAGTCTAGGCTTTTAACCTCAAATCAATCCCTAAATATGGCCGAAACTCCTCTAGATTTTCCTACATTTGCACCTGAGCCTTTTGTCAGGCTGCCAACTTCTCAGCAAATTCCTACGTTTACACCTTTGATATGTGATCCAATTGTCCACATTCCAGTGATTGATGTCTGTTCTTCTGGCCAAGGGTATTTGGTCAGTGCAGGGCCTGCTATTTCGACTGCAATTTCTGCATTAAATCCAAATCTTGTGGACCCTCTTCCAGATGCTGAATCCATGTTAGAAAAAGGTGCTAGGGAAACGCTTCGGATGCTCATAAGTGGCTCCAGCCAACCCAATTCTCAGCTTCTTGATGTTTTGCCTTCCATGCTGAGCAGCAGCGATGACAAGCAAAATGTGATTGCTGCTGGAAGCCGGGGTCTTTATAGTGGAACCATCAACGTAGATGTTTTAACGCAAAGCTTGACAACTATGGGATTGGTTTTATTCTCCGAGAAACCATTAAGAAGTGACATCAGTAAAAGATTCGGTAGCACAGATGATTTGATTGATCAAAAGGAGAAACCATCTAACTCTGGTATGCCACGTTTTGATGAAGGGGATTGA
- the LOC140824582 gene encoding uncharacterized protein, producing the protein MARNEEKAQSMLNRFISMKEDEKKKPKERRPYLASECRDLAEADKWRQQIMREIGRKVAEIQNEGLGEHRLRDLNDEINKLIREKTHWERRIVELGGANHARYSAKMTDLDGNIVDVPNPGGRGPGYRYFGAAKKLPGVKELFEKPPELRKRRTRYDIYKRIDASYYGYRDDEDGILEKLEGPAEKRMRAAALEDWMEMEKIKKEARRAVKSGEVADVGNVSNILFEEEEDVVEEERMKEKEREDKEKENEFVAHVPLPDEKEIERMVLEKRKQDILDKYISNELQEEMTEAKTLLNIQR; encoded by the exons ATGGCTCGTAACGAGGAGAAAGCTCAATCGATgctgaatcgcttcatttccATGAAAGAGGATGAGAAGAAGAAGCCCAAAGAGCGCCGCCCCTACCTCGCGTCGGAGTGCCGAGATTTGGCGGAGGCTGACAAGTGGCGCCAGCAAATCATGCGAGAAATCGGTCGAAAAGTTGCTGAAATCCAGAACGAAGGCCTCGGAGAGCACCGGCTCAGAGACTTGAACGACGAGATCAATAAATTGATTAGAGAGAAAACGCATTGGGAGAGGCGCATTGTTGAGCTTGGGGGGGCGAATCACGCGAGGTATTCAGCGAAGATGACTGATTTAGATGGAAACATCGTGGACGTTCCGAATCCAGGTGGACGTGGGCCGGGATATAGGTATTTTGGGGCGGCTAAGAAGTTGCCCGGTGTCAAGGAGTTGTTTGAGAAGCCGCCTGAGTTGCGGAAAAGGCGTACACG GTATGACATTTATAAAAGGATAGATGCAAGCTATTATGGTTATAGGGATGATGAGGATGGGATATTGGAGAAGTTGGAAGGGCCAGCAGAGAAAAGAATGAGGGCTGCAGCTCTGGAGGATTGGATGGAGATGGAAAAGATAAAGAAAGAGGCAAGGAGGGCGGTGAAGAGTGGAGAGGTGGCAGACGTGGGTAATGTGTCCAACATATTATTTGAGGAGGAAGAGGATGTGGTGGAGGAAGAGAGGATGAAAGAGAAGGAGAGAGAGGATAAAGAGAAAGAAAATGAATTTGTTGCGCATGTGCCACTGCCAGATGAGAAGGAGATCGAAAGGATGGTGCTGGAAAAGAGAAAGCAGGATATCTTGGACAAATACATAAGCAATGAGCTGCAGGAGGAGATGACTGAAGCAAAGACCTTGCTTAATATACAGAGATAG